The Haloferax volcanii DS2 DNA segment CTCGACCGCTCGTTCGACCGCCTCGGCGTCGACTACATCGACCTCTATCAGGTCCACGGCCTCGAATACGAGTCCGAACTGGACGAAATCACCGCCGACGACGGCGCGCTCGCGGCCTTCCGCGAGGCGAAAGACGAGGGGAAAATCGGCCACATCGGCCTGACGAGCCACGGGAATCCCGGACTCATCCGCGATGCCATCGACCGCATCGACGGCCTCGAAACCCTGATGTTCCCGCTGAACCCCGTCGTCGTCGGCAAGGGCGACGACGAACACGACTACGAGGGCGTCTTCGAGGCGGCCGAAGAGGCCGGCATCGGCACGCTCGGCATCAAGGCGTTCGCCCGCGGCCCGTGGCCCGACACCGACGAACTGCCCGAGGCCGACCGACCGTTCCCCAACTGGTACGAGCCGGTCGACACCCCGAACGAAATCGCGGAGCGGTTCGACTTCGCGGCCGCGCAGGGCCTCACGAGCGTCGTCACGCCGGGCGACCCGAAGCTCGTTGCGATGGTTCTCGACGCCGCGACGCGGTACAACGGCATGGACGAGACGGCCCAGCGGTCGCTCGTCGAGCGCCTCCGCCACGACGAGAGCCCGGTGCCGGAGCAACTGCACCACTAACGAGGCGAGACGACTCCCGCCTCGGATTCCACCCGCCGCCAATGGACGTTCCAACGACCGTCACGGCCGCCCTCGACGACCGGCCGGTCCGGGGCGCGGTCTGTCTGGAGGCCGGCGCGGGGACCGGCAACGCCACCGCCGGACTCCTCGACGCGGGCGCAAAACAGGTCTACGCCGTCACCAACGACCCCGAGCACGCGACAATCGTCCGCGACCGGGTGGCCCCGTCGCCGACGGACCGAGCGAGGACCGCAGTGCTGGAGGCGGATGTTCGAAGCCTCCCGCTCGCAGACGATTCGGTCGGTATCGTCACTGCTCACGGGCTGTTCAACCTCGTCGGTCCAGCGTCGGTCGCCGCCGTCGCGCGCGAGCTGACGCGGGTCGCCGCGCCCGGCTGTCACCTCGTCGTCGACGACTACGAACCGCTCCCCGACGACGCCGCGATTCGGGAGCTGTTCGCGCTCGAAAACGCGGCGAGCCAGTTGGCCCGCGGGCGACCCGCGCTGACGTTCTATCCGGCCGACGCGCTCGGGGCGCTGTTCTCGGGATACGGCTGGCGCTTCGACCGCGAACTGACCCTGCTCGACCCGGTCCCGTGGTCCGCGAGTCACGTCGAGGCGCATGCGTCGGTGGCGACATCGTTCGCGGCCGACGTTCCCGACCCGATGGGCGGGTGGCTCGCGGACGAGGCCGAGCGCGTCGCCGACGCGGTCGAATCGGAGTCCGCGGGCGAGATGTACAGCGTGGCGATGCGGCTGTCCGACTCGGTGGCGGCGGACGCTCCCGAATAGGCGGCCGCTACTCCTCGCGGTCGAACGTCACGGCGTCGAACCAGCCGTCGACGACGCCCTTGAGTGCGCCCGTGGTACTGCCGAGATTGATGAGCTGATAGCCGTTTTCCGCCTTCTCGTTTACGTCGTCCATGCCGAAGCCGAGGCCGCCGACGGGGACGCCCGCATCGACCGCGGCCGAGCGGATGCGCTCGACCGCCTCCTGCACGTCCGGGTGGTCTATCTCGCCGGGGTGGCCGAGCGCCACCGAGAGGTCGAACGGCCCGATGAAGACGAAGCCCAGTTCGGGCACGTCGAGAATCGCGTCGAGGTCCGCAAGCGACTCGGCGGTCTCGATGGTCACGCCGACGAGCGTCTCGCGGTCCTCACCTGCAACGTAGTCGTCTGCGAGTCCCCAGCGGCGGGCGCGCGGCGACGCGAGGCCGCGGTCGCCGGGGCCGTCGCCGTAGGTGAAGCGGGCCGACCGAACCGCCTTGCGCACCTCCTCGGCCGACTCAACGCGCGGGAGGAAGACGTTCCTGACGCCGAGGTCGAGGGCCTTCCGGACGAACTCGGGGTCGGTCGTCGGGAGCCGAACCAGCGGCTCGATGCCGGTTCGTTCCGCCGCGCGGAGGAGGTCTTCCATCGCGCCCGAGTCGAGCGGGCTGGGGCCGCCGTGTTCGAGGTCGAGCCACACGAAGTCGAGACCGAGTTCGCCGTAGAACTCCACGAGCGTCGGGCAGTAGGCGTTGTCGAGGACGCCGAGCGCGACGCCGCCGGCCTCGATTCGGGCGCGGAGCGCGTTCGATGATGGTGTCGCTACCATGTTCGTGATACGACACGTAGCCAGAAAAGGGGCGTGGCGAGCGTCGGAGAGCCGCGTCGCCGGTCGTTGGTCGCCGGTCGTCGGTCGCCGGTCGGCGGTCGTCCCTTACGACTCGTCGGGCGTCCAGCCGTCGCCGACGCCGACGAGGTGGTTCACGCTCCCCGCGCCCTCGCCCACGTCGGCGGGTTCAGCGAGGGTCGCACGCGTGAACTCGATGCCGTGCCGGACCGCGTCTGTGAGGTCGTCGCCGCGGGCGAGGCGGGCGGTGACGGCGCTCGAAAGCGTACAGCCCGACCCGTGGGTCGCCGTCGCGTCGATGCGCGGGTTGACGAACGTCGTCGTCTCCGTCGACGTGACGAGCGTGTCGACCACGGTGTCGCCGTCGGTGGCGACGTGGCCGCCCTTCAAGAGCACGGCGTCGGCGCCCCGGTCGAAGAACCAGTCGGCGGCCTCGGAGACGGGTGCCGGCGAGTCGGGGAACACGCCCGTCAGCGCCTCGGCCTCGTCGGCGTTCGGGGTCACGAGCGTCGCCTGCGCGAACAGAGCGTCGTAGGCGTCGACGGCGTCCTCGTCCAGCAGTCGGTCGCCGGAGGTGGCGACCATCACGGGGTCGAGGACGACCGGGCCGTCGTAGTCGGCGAGGCAGTCGGCGACCGTCTCGACCGCCTCGACGGTCGCCAGCATCCCGAGTTTGACGGCGGCGATGTCGAAGTCGTCGGCGACGGCCTCGTACTGGGCGCGAATCGACTCGGTCGGGAGGACGTGCGACCCCTCGACGCCGCGGGTGTTCTGGGCGGTTGCGGCCACGATGACCGACCCGCCGTAGACGCCGAGTCGGGTCATCGTCTTCAGGTCGGCCTGGATACCCGCGCCGCCGCCGGAGTCGCTGGAGGCGATGGTGAGGGCGTACGGCGGCGTCTGCGGGTCGGGCGCGGTTCCCGTCATCTACCGCACCTCGATTCGGTCGATTCGGTCGGCGATGTCTGGCGTCGAGGCGTCCGCGAGTCCCGCGACCGCGTCGAGGAAGGCGGTTTTGTAGCTCGCCGGGCCGCGGTAGTCCCCGAACGCGCCCTCGGCGGCGAGTTCGCCCGCGAGTCCGTACGCCGCGGTCCCGGAGAGCGCCGCCGAAAGCGAGTCGTCGAGGGCGGCCCCGAACACGGCGAGCGTCGCGCCGAGCATACAGCCGGTGCCGACGACCGCGCCCATCATCGAGTGGCCGGTGTCGACCTCGAAAGCTGCCTCCTCGGTGGCGACGATGTCGGTCTCGCCGGAGGCGACGACGACCGCGCCGGTCTTCCGGGCGCACTCGACGGCCGCGGCGGCAATTTCGGCGTACTCCCCGACCGACTCGACGCCGCGGACCTCGGCGTCGTCGCCGGCGAGCGCGGAGATTTCGCCGTAGTTGCCGTTGAGCACGTCCACATCGAGGTCGGTGACGAGGCGGTCCGCGACCCGGTCGCGCGTCGGGGTCGCGCCGACGCCCACGGGGTCGATGACGAGGGGAACGCCGTGGTCGTTCGCGGCTCGGCCGGCGGTCAGCATCGTCGCCTCGCCCGACTCGCTCACGGTCCCCATGTTGAGCAGACAGCCGTCCGCAATGCCGACCATATCGCCGACCTCGCGCTCGTCGTCGGACATGACCGGCAGGCCGCCCCAGTAGAGCGTGACGTTCGCCACGTCGTTGACCGTCACGTCGTTCGTGACCGAGTTGATGAGCGGTTGTTCGCCCGCGACGGCGGCGAGCGCTTCGTCCAGCGCCACGTCGGGGACGCCGCCCGCACCGGTCGCGTCGTCCGACCCGCCCGACCCACCCGCGCCGTCCGAGCCGTCGCGTCCGCTCATCGGCGGTTCCTCCCGGCGGCGACCGAATCAGCGAGGTGGCGGGTCGCGTCGGCGGGGTCGTCAGCGGCGGTGATGGCCGACACGACCGCGACGCCGTCGGCTCCGGCGGCGACCACGTCGGCGGCGTTGTCGGGCGTGACGCCGCCGATACCGACGAACGGAATCGAGACGGCTTCAGCGATGGCCGACACGCGCTCGGTCCCGATTTCGGACTGCTCCGGGTTCGTCTCCTTCGTGTCGGTGGCGAACACCGCGCCGACGCCGAGGTAGTCCGCGCCGGCCTCCTCGGCGGCTCTCGCGCCCGCGACGGTCGAGACCGACCGGCCGACGATTGCGCCCTCGCCGAGCTGTTCGCGCGCGACCGAGACGGGCACGTCGTCGTCGCCGAGGTGGACGCCGTCGGCGTCGATTGCGGCCGCGATGTCGACCCGGTCGTTGACGACGAGCGGGACGCCCGCGTCGGCCGTCACGGCGCGAAGCTCGCGGCCGACCTCGTAGCGGTCGCGGGCGCTCGCGTGCTTCTCCCTGAGTTGCACGACATCGATGCCGCCGTCGACCGCGGCCCGCACCACGTCCGGCGTCGACCGCCCGCCGGAGCGGTCCGACTGCGTGACCAGATAGGTTCCCATCGAAGTATTCATGAGTTGTATTTTGGAGTGATGCGGCGACGGGCAAAATAGTTCCTCCTCCGGGCGTCGTCCGGCCGGATTCCCGGCGGCTGAGAGCTGTCGACCGCCGTTATGGTATGAGCGAGCCAACGGGTACGCGGTGAGCTGTATGGGGACGGTACTCGTCGCGTACGGGAGCAAGGAGGGACAGACCGAGAAGATAGCCGGGCGCATCGTGGTGGCGCTGGCGGCCCACGGACACGACGTGCGGACCGAGTCGGTCACCGACGCCGCCGCCGCCGAGGCGCTCGCCGACGCCGACGCGGTGCTCGTCGGGTCGTCGGTTCACCTCGGCGCGCACTCG contains these protein-coding regions:
- a CDS encoding aldo/keto reductase: MQTRALGDTGHESTIATFGAIALNWLEQEGANQMVEHVLSKGVNHFDVAPTYGDAELKLGPKLRQHREDIFLGCKTQERSYEGAKRKLDRSFDRLGVDYIDLYQVHGLEYESELDEITADDGALAAFREAKDEGKIGHIGLTSHGNPGLIRDAIDRIDGLETLMFPLNPVVVGKGDDEHDYEGVFEAAEEAGIGTLGIKAFARGPWPDTDELPEADRPFPNWYEPVDTPNEIAERFDFAAAQGLTSVVTPGDPKLVAMVLDAATRYNGMDETAQRSLVERLRHDESPVPEQLHH
- a CDS encoding class I SAM-dependent methyltransferase, which produces MDVPTTVTAALDDRPVRGAVCLEAGAGTGNATAGLLDAGAKQVYAVTNDPEHATIVRDRVAPSPTDRARTAVLEADVRSLPLADDSVGIVTAHGLFNLVGPASVAAVARELTRVAAPGCHLVVDDYEPLPDDAAIRELFALENAASQLARGRPALTFYPADALGALFSGYGWRFDRELTLLDPVPWSASHVEAHASVATSFAADVPDPMGGWLADEAERVADAVESESAGEMYSVAMRLSDSVAADAPE
- a CDS encoding HpcH/HpaI aldolase family protein, with translation MVATPSSNALRARIEAGGVALGVLDNAYCPTLVEFYGELGLDFVWLDLEHGGPSPLDSGAMEDLLRAAERTGIEPLVRLPTTDPEFVRKALDLGVRNVFLPRVESAEEVRKAVRSARFTYGDGPGDRGLASPRARRWGLADDYVAGEDRETLVGVTIETAESLADLDAILDVPELGFVFIGPFDLSVALGHPGEIDHPDVQEAVERIRSAAVDAGVPVGGLGFGMDDVNEKAENGYQLINLGSTTGALKGVVDGWFDAVTFDREE
- the thiD gene encoding bifunctional hydroxymethylpyrimidine kinase/phosphomethylpyrimidine kinase; the encoded protein is MTGTAPDPQTPPYALTIASSDSGGGAGIQADLKTMTRLGVYGGSVIVAATAQNTRGVEGSHVLPTESIRAQYEAVADDFDIAAVKLGMLATVEAVETVADCLADYDGPVVLDPVMVATSGDRLLDEDAVDAYDALFAQATLVTPNADEAEALTGVFPDSPAPVSEAADWFFDRGADAVLLKGGHVATDGDTVVDTLVTSTETTTFVNPRIDATATHGSGCTLSSAVTARLARGDDLTDAVRHGIEFTRATLAEPADVGEGAGSVNHLVGVGDGWTPDES
- the thiM gene encoding hydroxyethylthiazole kinase, with protein sequence MSGRDGSDGAGGSGGSDDATGAGGVPDVALDEALAAVAGEQPLINSVTNDVTVNDVANVTLYWGGLPVMSDDEREVGDMVGIADGCLLNMGTVSESGEATMLTAGRAANDHGVPLVIDPVGVGATPTRDRVADRLVTDLDVDVLNGNYGEISALAGDDAEVRGVESVGEYAEIAAAAVECARKTGAVVVASGETDIVATEEAAFEVDTGHSMMGAVVGTGCMLGATLAVFGAALDDSLSAALSGTAAYGLAGELAAEGAFGDYRGPASYKTAFLDAVAGLADASTPDIADRIDRIEVR
- the thiE gene encoding thiamine phosphate synthase, whose protein sequence is MGTYLVTQSDRSGGRSTPDVVRAAVDGGIDVVQLREKHASARDRYEVGRELRAVTADAGVPLVVNDRVDIAAAIDADGVHLGDDDVPVSVAREQLGEGAIVGRSVSTVAGARAAEEAGADYLGVGAVFATDTKETNPEQSEIGTERVSAIAEAVSIPFVGIGGVTPDNAADVVAAGADGVAVVSAITAADDPADATRHLADSVAAGRNRR